A single region of the Saprospiraceae bacterium genome encodes:
- the purQ gene encoding phosphoribosylformylglycinamidine synthase subunit PurQ, with translation MKFGVVVFPGSNCDDDMLHVLGDVMGQTVVPLWHKEKSLEGFTTQDCIVLPGGFSYGDYLRAGAIARFSPIMQAVIEFANQGGYVFGICNGFQVLCESGLLPGVLLRNNSQKFICKNVHVKVENVHSPLTRRASQGQVLMIPIAHAEGRYHTDAATLEKLQSNQQILFSYCTPNGEVGAVANPNGSLQNIAGICNENRNVFGMMPHPERASETLLGNTDGRILFESLLAEVGAMSI, from the coding sequence ATGAAGTTTGGTGTGGTTGTCTTTCCCGGTTCCAATTGTGATGACGATATGTTACATGTTCTGGGCGACGTGATGGGGCAAACAGTCGTGCCTTTATGGCATAAAGAGAAAAGCCTAGAAGGGTTTACCACACAAGATTGCATTGTATTGCCGGGCGGTTTTTCCTATGGAGACTATCTGAGAGCTGGTGCTATTGCGCGATTTTCGCCTATTATGCAAGCTGTGATTGAATTTGCGAATCAGGGGGGCTACGTATTTGGCATATGTAATGGGTTTCAGGTGTTGTGCGAAAGCGGTTTATTGCCGGGCGTCCTATTGCGAAATAATAGCCAGAAATTTATTTGTAAGAATGTACATGTAAAAGTAGAGAATGTACATTCTCCGCTTACCCGACGAGCTAGCCAAGGTCAGGTGTTGATGATTCCTATCGCTCATGCTGAAGGGCGTTACCATACGGATGCTGCTACACTGGAAAAACTTCAATCCAACCAACAAATACTTTTTTCCTACTGCACCCCCAATGGAGAGGTTGGCGCAGTAGCCAATCCAAATGGTTCGCTTCAAAATATTGCAGGCATCTGCAATGAAAACCGCAATGTTTTTGGGATGATGCCTCACCCCGAGCGCGCCTCAGAGACGCTGCTGGGCAACACAGATGGCCGTATCTTATTTGAATCCTTGTTGGCAGAAGTAGGTGCGATGAGTATCTGA
- a CDS encoding muconolactone Delta-isomerase family protein, translated as MYATQHFMVDLSLPEEICNEFLDLVPYQQAVVSQYLTQGKLLNYALSLEKAKVWAIFSAESEVEVMEMLIDFPLTRFMQVEISLLHQYDYNPSSPSFSLN; from the coding sequence ATGTACGCTACCCAGCATTTCATGGTTGATCTATCTTTACCTGAAGAAATTTGTAATGAATTTCTAGACCTGGTACCCTATCAGCAAGCCGTGGTCAGCCAATACCTTACGCAAGGGAAATTGCTCAATTATGCCCTGTCTTTAGAGAAGGCTAAGGTTTGGGCTATTTTTTCTGCTGAATCAGAAGTAGAAGTGATGGAAATGTTGATTGATTTTCCTTTGACCAGATTTATGCAGGTGGAGATTAGCCTGTTGCACCAATATGATTACAATCCAAGCTCGCCTAGTTTTTCTCTCAATTAA
- a CDS encoding protein-disulfide reductase DsbD family protein, whose translation MKIFGLVLSLIFATSLIKAQPAQPVEWTFSAHKVADKEYDLQFTATIEPGWFIYSQKANEDGPIPTSFYFTADPGFEPVGIPKEEGEKKEGMDDIFGIHLIKYAKKATFTQRVMLTEEVETISGYLEFMCCNDKQCLPPSTIDFVFNFKK comes from the coding sequence ATGAAGATATTTGGATTAGTGTTAAGCCTCATCTTTGCCACAAGCTTGATAAAGGCACAACCTGCCCAGCCTGTCGAATGGACTTTTTCAGCCCATAAAGTGGCCGACAAGGAGTATGACCTCCAATTTACAGCCACCATTGAGCCAGGGTGGTTTATTTACTCCCAAAAAGCCAATGAGGATGGCCCTATTCCTACCTCTTTTTATTTTACTGCCGATCCTGGTTTCGAGCCAGTAGGTATACCAAAAGAGGAGGGAGAAAAGAAGGAAGGCATGGATGATATCTTTGGTATTCATCTCATCAAATATGCCAAAAAAGCGACTTTTACGCAACGCGTCATGCTGACGGAAGAAGTGGAAACCATTTCAGGCTATTTGGAGTTTATGTGCTGCAATGATAAACAATGCCTACCGCCGAGTACAATTGATTTTGTCTTTAATTTCAAGAAATAG
- a CDS encoding HNH endonuclease signature motif containing protein: MSGRYIPIELKIKILKRANERCEYCQSWMRNAIHTFHIDHVIPLDKEGETEFENLALSCSGCNSAKSTKIAAKDPVSKDMVSLFHPRQQKWEDHFVWSEDFIEMIGLTAVGRATIIHLRLNRIGLKNMRRLTTLAGEHPPID, encoded by the coding sequence ATGTCTGGTAGATATATTCCAATTGAACTTAAAATAAAGATTTTAAAACGTGCAAATGAACGTTGTGAATATTGCCAGAGTTGGATGCGAAATGCAATACATACCTTCCACATCGATCATGTAATTCCCTTAGACAAAGAAGGTGAAACTGAGTTTGAAAATCTGGCTCTATCGTGTAGTGGGTGTAATAGTGCTAAATCAACAAAAATAGCGGCTAAAGATCCAGTTTCAAAAGATATGGTCTCGCTATTTCATCCACGACAACAAAAATGGGAAGATCATTTTGTCTGGAGCGAAGACTTTATAGAAATGATAGGGTTGACTGCTGTAGGAAGAGCTACTATTATTCATTTACGTCTAAATCGTATAGGTCTTAAGAATATGCGTCGATTAACAACACTTGCAGGAGAACATCCTCCTATTGATTAA
- a CDS encoding cytochrome c biogenesis protein CcdA has product MRLLIILATLLSATLSLTGQIANPVKWNMHIEKVSTDEFDLIFTANMDPGWMLYSQHTEDGGPIPTTFYFEEGSHYKAIGAVKEEGKKKEGRDPLFDNIMVIKFPKGPVVFTQRVKAVDLTQPITGEVEYMSCNEETCTPPMLKDFSFDLTSVSSTGAASVAESASPAERQAAPEPETKPSSIFADAAKADDRGQDVILDDKVEEITIAPPAGGGMLTPVHWTFSSKALGAGEYEFVATANMDKDWTIPSLHTDPTDGPLPTEFVFSLEGSGITLLGEMQEAGNKKEGPDPVFGGSIVIKFVEGPVVFTQKIKADSPNPSLTGYVTFMTCDNEQCLPPTDVEFSLDLTTGTRSQTGVSAIVTNGTQLDQTRESLQSSYKAPLGNCGEDEVTSDSLVWTFVLGILGGLVALLTPCVFPMIPLTVTFFTKTSKDRVSSLRNAIIYGLSIIAIYVSIGLIITALMGPGALNALSTNWIANVLFFLIFIVFAFSFFGYYEITLPSTWSTKSDAMADKGGLIGIFFMAFTLALVSFSCTGPIIGSALVESATNKMGPFVVMLGFSTALALPFGLFAAFPGWLNSLPRSGSWMTAVKVVLGFLELALALKFLSVADMTMHWGILPYEIFMGLWVVIFSAMALYLLGFIRFPHDSKLKKISIPRWGFTLASLAAVAYLISGFGFNPKTEAYQSLKLMSGLAPPAHYNIFLPKPTLDPELKARFSSYTKCANNLECFKDYYEGLTYAKEVNKPILLDFTGYGCVNCRKTEEHIWVRDQIRERISQDYVLVSLYVDDREPLDEVLVSKVSNGKLRNVGHKWTDFQVVNFKQNTQPLYVLVSPGEQVLAAPRGYKESVNDYRDFLDCGLNTFQRTNALGSK; this is encoded by the coding sequence ATGAGACTTCTAATAATTCTAGCAACTTTACTCAGCGCCACGCTAAGTCTTACTGGCCAAATTGCTAATCCGGTAAAGTGGAATATGCATATTGAAAAAGTAAGTACAGATGAATTTGACCTCATCTTTACAGCCAATATGGATCCGGGCTGGATGTTGTATTCTCAACATACGGAGGATGGGGGACCAATCCCTACAACCTTTTATTTTGAAGAAGGGAGCCACTATAAAGCCATAGGAGCGGTGAAAGAGGAGGGTAAGAAAAAGGAAGGCCGTGATCCGCTGTTTGATAACATTATGGTGATTAAATTTCCTAAGGGGCCAGTCGTTTTTACCCAGCGGGTGAAAGCCGTGGATTTGACACAGCCCATTACAGGAGAAGTGGAATACATGTCTTGCAATGAGGAGACCTGTACCCCACCTATGTTAAAAGATTTCTCCTTTGATTTGACTTCCGTCTCAAGTACGGGGGCGGCTTCTGTAGCCGAATCGGCTAGTCCGGCGGAGCGCCAGGCCGCACCTGAGCCTGAAACAAAGCCATCTTCGATCTTTGCAGATGCCGCCAAAGCTGATGATAGAGGACAAGATGTGATCCTGGATGACAAAGTAGAGGAGATAACTATTGCCCCTCCTGCGGGAGGAGGGATGCTCACGCCCGTTCATTGGACCTTTTCTAGTAAAGCGTTAGGAGCAGGGGAATATGAATTTGTTGCCACTGCGAATATGGATAAGGACTGGACCATTCCTTCTCTACACACTGATCCTACGGATGGGCCACTACCGACGGAATTTGTCTTTTCCTTGGAAGGCAGCGGGATCACTTTGCTTGGTGAAATGCAGGAAGCAGGCAATAAAAAAGAAGGACCTGATCCTGTTTTTGGAGGATCCATTGTAATAAAATTCGTAGAAGGTCCCGTGGTTTTTACGCAGAAAATAAAGGCAGATTCACCGAATCCAAGCCTGACTGGCTACGTCACTTTTATGACTTGTGATAATGAGCAGTGTTTACCGCCTACCGATGTTGAGTTTAGCCTGGATTTGACGACGGGCACAAGGTCTCAAACGGGGGTTAGTGCCATAGTGACAAATGGTACCCAACTGGATCAAACCCGGGAAAGTTTGCAGTCATCTTATAAAGCGCCATTGGGCAATTGTGGGGAAGACGAGGTGACCAGTGATTCTTTAGTCTGGACCTTTGTACTAGGCATCTTAGGCGGTTTGGTGGCTTTACTGACCCCTTGTGTTTTTCCGATGATTCCGCTCACCGTTACTTTTTTCACCAAAACGAGTAAAGACCGAGTATCTAGCTTGCGAAATGCCATCATTTATGGTTTATCGATTATAGCGATTTACGTTTCTATCGGTTTGATCATAACGGCATTGATGGGGCCTGGCGCGTTAAATGCGCTTTCGACCAACTGGATTGCGAATGTTCTGTTTTTCCTCATTTTTATCGTTTTTGCCTTTTCCTTTTTTGGATATTATGAAATCACCTTGCCAAGTACCTGGTCTACCAAAAGTGATGCGATGGCAGATAAAGGCGGGTTGATAGGCATTTTTTTCATGGCCTTTACTTTGGCTTTGGTTTCCTTCTCTTGTACGGGACCCATTATTGGCTCTGCCTTGGTGGAATCCGCCACTAATAAAATGGGGCCTTTTGTGGTCATGTTAGGATTTTCTACAGCCCTGGCTTTGCCTTTTGGTTTATTTGCAGCCTTTCCTGGGTGGCTGAATTCCTTGCCCCGTTCGGGGAGTTGGATGACAGCGGTGAAAGTGGTTTTAGGCTTCTTGGAATTGGCTTTGGCGCTCAAGTTTTTGTCGGTAGCAGATATGACCATGCATTGGGGAATACTGCCTTACGAGATCTTTATGGGGCTTTGGGTGGTAATTTTTTCGGCCATGGCCCTTTATCTCCTTGGCTTTATTCGATTCCCGCATGATAGCAAACTCAAAAAAATATCTATACCACGCTGGGGTTTTACCTTGGCTTCACTAGCTGCGGTGGCTTACCTAATTTCCGGTTTTGGGTTCAATCCGAAAACGGAAGCCTATCAATCCCTGAAGTTAATGAGTGGTTTGGCTCCTCCGGCCCATTACAATATCTTTCTACCGAAACCCACGTTAGACCCGGAGTTGAAAGCGCGATTTTCTTCTTATACCAAATGTGCCAACAATCTGGAATGTTTTAAAGATTATTACGAAGGATTGACCTATGCTAAAGAAGTGAACAAGCCCATTCTTTTAGACTTCACGGGCTACGGCTGCGTCAACTGCCGTAAAACAGAGGAACACATCTGGGTTAGGGACCAAATCAGAGAGCGAATTAGCCAGGACTATGTGTTGGTATCCTTGTATGTAGACGATCGGGAGCCTTTGGATGAAGTGTTAGTGTCAAAAGTGAGTAATGGCAAACTCCGCAATGTTGGTCATAAGTGGACAGACTTCCAGGTGGTTAATTTCAAACAGAATACCCAGCCGCTTTATGTGTTGGTTTCTCCTGGAGAGCAGGTCTTAGCTGCACCAAGAGGGTATAAAGAAAGCGTTAACGATTACCGCGACTTCTTAGATTGCGGCTTGAATACCTTTCAGCGGACGAATGCTTTGGGGAGTAAGTGA